One Thermofilum pendens Hrk 5 DNA segment encodes these proteins:
- the fdhE gene encoding formate dehydrogenase accessory protein FdhE — protein sequence MNQFIDALFDSLCGGSEECKQALREVYSLFEGVEEVVRRLPKPVLRSFEEPLAGNVANRDEVVREAEALGVGEELSDYVVKRVTALEFGWVKPRGLKCPVCGQAPSLVLLEEEPSVGFAKQRAKARCICGYEREFERFTCPSCGSAGRQNFEVYVSRRTHAKLFVCRNCGYAFLEIPRNGLSESELQGVHASIRLVLKAGDTTRTHAPE from the coding sequence GTGAACCAGTTTATCGATGCGCTGTTCGACTCCCTGTGCGGGGGCTCGGAGGAGTGCAAGCAGGCGCTGAGAGAGGTTTACAGCCTGTTCGAAGGAGTCGAGGAAGTGGTTAGAAGGCTACCCAAACCCGTTCTCAGATCCTTCGAGGAGCCCCTAGCGGGCAACGTGGCGAACAGGGATGAAGTAGTTAGGGAGGCGGAGGCCCTCGGCGTGGGCGAGGAGCTTTCAGACTACGTCGTGAAAAGGGTAACGGCGCTCGAGTTCGGCTGGGTAAAGCCTAGAGGCCTTAAGTGCCCGGTATGCGGGCAGGCGCCATCCCTAGTCCTACTAGAGGAGGAGCCCAGCGTCGGCTTCGCGAAGCAGAGGGCCAAGGCCAGGTGCATCTGCGGCTACGAGCGCGAGTTCGAGAGGTTTACCTGTCCGAGCTGCGGGTCTGCGGGACGCCAGAACTTCGAGGTTTACGTTTCTAGGCGTACCCACGCTAAGCTGTTCGTGTGCAGGAATTGCGGGTACGCGTTCCTGGAGATACCGAGGAACGGCCTATCCGAAAGCGAGCTGCAGGGAGTGCACGCGTCCATCAGGCTCGTGTTGAAGGCCGGCGACACGACGCGAACACATGCCCCGGAATAG
- a CDS encoding ABC transporter ATP-binding protein gives MSSAIVLEDVWKVYGKPPNETVALRGVTLEVGRGEFFAVVGPSGSGKTTLLHLVGGLDRATRGRIVVDGVEISSLRRDAELSAYRNRTVGFVFQLFYLVPRLRVLENVELPLVKRGVPREERRRMALEALRLVGVEHLAHKYPTQLSGGEQQRVAIARAIVGKPRVLLADEPTGNLDASSSEVVMETFRRLNRELGVTIVMVTHNLELIWNCHRAAKLHAGRLAGVYTPDRYEELIASFARRG, from the coding sequence ATGAGTAGCGCGATAGTCTTGGAGGACGTGTGGAAGGTGTACGGCAAGCCCCCGAACGAGACGGTAGCGCTCCGGGGCGTCACGCTGGAGGTTGGGAGAGGCGAGTTCTTCGCCGTCGTGGGTCCGAGCGGGAGCGGTAAGACGACGCTCCTCCACCTCGTGGGCGGCCTCGACAGGGCGACGCGCGGGAGGATCGTGGTCGACGGGGTCGAGATATCCTCGCTTAGGAGGGACGCGGAGCTCAGCGCCTACAGGAACCGCACCGTCGGCTTCGTCTTCCAGCTCTTCTACCTGGTGCCGAGGCTGAGGGTCCTCGAGAACGTGGAGCTACCCCTAGTCAAGCGCGGGGTGCCGAGGGAGGAGAGGAGGAGGATGGCCCTCGAAGCGCTGAGGCTCGTAGGCGTAGAGCACCTCGCCCACAAGTACCCGACCCAGCTCAGCGGCGGGGAACAGCAACGCGTTGCGATAGCCCGGGCGATAGTCGGGAAGCCAAGGGTACTACTCGCGGACGAGCCAACCGGGAACCTCGACGCGTCTAGCAGCGAGGTGGTCATGGAGACGTTTAGGAGGCTGAACAGGGAGCTCGGAGTCACGATAGTCATGGTGACGCACAACCTGGAGCTGATATGGAACTGCCACAGAGCGGCGAAGCTACACGCGGGGAGGCTCGCAGGCGTCTACACGCCGGACCGCTACGAGGAGCTGATAGCGAGCTTCGCGAGGCGCGGCTAG
- a CDS encoding ABC transporter permease: MNLSDYLYLAFTSLKEKKGRAAGAALGVMIAVLALSLALGVGESFQKAFVEQLQSTIAADSVFVIGGYAGLTDADIAYFKSIPGVKDAQGVLMASGVVYTESGEKPVNIVAVDPSFLPRYLGVSDMRKAVAEGETEPRGLGVLVSYSLWRDQETGRKLLDVGSVLNVRVGGRNVQVFVVGLLEQTSSSMSMGHDFQVATIYMDPDAFFTYLGRTRNYPVAIVLVENLDALDSITENIRALAPPGSRIISAAAMVKQFTSLVGALQLFIALISAVGMGVTALWIFDSTTISVTQRTKEIGILKALGYTSGDILAVFLLETVIVSLVGAAAGLLAALASSSVVKISAFGIQIGVALTPHTAGLAVLLPLAANVLAAFIPARRGASLNPVEALRYE; the protein is encoded by the coding sequence ATGAACCTCTCCGACTACCTCTACCTGGCCTTCACCAGCCTTAAGGAGAAGAAGGGCAGGGCGGCCGGGGCGGCGCTCGGCGTCATGATAGCGGTGCTCGCCTTGAGCCTCGCGCTCGGCGTCGGCGAGAGCTTCCAGAAGGCCTTCGTCGAGCAACTCCAGTCGACGATAGCCGCGGACAGTGTCTTCGTGATAGGCGGGTACGCCGGGCTGACGGATGCGGACATAGCCTACTTCAAGAGCATCCCGGGAGTCAAGGACGCGCAGGGCGTGCTCATGGCGAGCGGCGTCGTCTACACGGAGTCCGGGGAGAAGCCCGTGAACATAGTGGCTGTCGACCCCTCCTTCCTGCCGAGGTACCTCGGAGTCTCGGACATGAGGAAGGCTGTGGCGGAGGGGGAGACGGAGCCGAGGGGGCTCGGCGTACTCGTGTCGTACAGCCTGTGGAGGGACCAGGAGACGGGGAGGAAGCTCCTCGACGTCGGGTCCGTCCTCAACGTGAGGGTGGGCGGCAGGAACGTGCAGGTCTTCGTAGTTGGTCTACTCGAGCAGACGAGCTCCAGCATGTCGATGGGGCACGACTTCCAGGTGGCGACGATCTACATGGACCCCGACGCTTTCTTCACGTACCTTGGGAGGACTAGGAACTACCCGGTGGCGATAGTGCTCGTCGAGAACCTCGACGCGCTGGACTCGATAACCGAGAACATCAGGGCCCTCGCGCCGCCGGGCTCCAGGATAATATCGGCGGCCGCGATGGTCAAGCAGTTCACCTCCCTCGTCGGCGCTCTCCAGCTCTTCATAGCGCTTATATCAGCCGTCGGGATGGGCGTGACGGCTCTCTGGATCTTCGACAGCACGACAATCAGCGTCACCCAGCGCACGAAGGAGATAGGGATACTCAAGGCGCTCGGCTACACGAGCGGGGACATACTGGCGGTCTTCCTCCTCGAAACCGTGATCGTGTCGCTGGTGGGGGCGGCGGCGGGCCTCCTGGCCGCCTTGGCCTCGTCGAGCGTCGTGAAGATATCGGCTTTCGGCATACAGATAGGCGTCGCCCTAACCCCCCACACCGCCGGGCTCGCAGTCCTGCTACCCCTAGCCGCCAACGTGCTGGCAGCGTTCATACCCGCGAGGCGCGGGGCATCCCTCAACCCCGTGGAGGCGCTCAGGTATGAGTAG
- a CDS encoding 4Fe-4S dicluster domain-containing protein yields the protein MAGPIFILRDYLRCSGCRLCEVACSLKHEGTVWPEASRIRVFEFFPGVDVPHLCAQCRDYPCVKACRYSALRVDESTGAVLVDGEKCTGCGDCVRACPGKVMRLHPETRKAIVCDLCGGEPECVKACHEAGFDALRVVPYTSVGFKVYSTMPDQVAQRLFETLFGGE from the coding sequence ATGGCTGGACCTATATTCATTCTCAGGGACTACCTGCGGTGCTCGGGTTGCCGCCTCTGCGAAGTGGCGTGTAGCCTCAAGCACGAGGGGACTGTTTGGCCGGAGGCCAGCAGGATAAGGGTCTTCGAGTTCTTCCCGGGGGTCGACGTGCCTCACCTCTGCGCCCAGTGCAGGGACTACCCGTGCGTGAAGGCGTGCAGGTACTCGGCGCTCAGGGTCGACGAGTCGACGGGCGCCGTCCTCGTCGACGGGGAGAAGTGCACGGGTTGCGGGGACTGCGTCAGGGCTTGCCCGGGGAAGGTGATGAGGCTCCACCCGGAGACGAGGAAGGCTATCGTCTGCGACTTGTGCGGCGGCGAGCCGGAGTGCGTGAAGGCATGCCACGAGGCGGGCTTCGACGCGCTCAGGGTTGTACCCTACACGAGCGTGGGCTTCAAGGTGTACTCCACTATGCCCGACCAGGTGGCGCAGAGGTTGTTTGAAACGCTCTTCGGGGGTGAGTAG
- a CDS encoding DUF7144 family membrane protein, translating to MVNGAEVPPLNPVLQFSQTTRTRPTGVTILAVLNMLGGALLVLLGLIFVAVGPLLERSTPATMPGLFSLILGGLGALLIVMGAVSLIVGWGLWTGKGWAWWVTVIFEVLGLLSGLLSAAAGDPFSVVGLLVSAIVLWYMFKPHVKDFFGVKVGFST from the coding sequence ATGGTGAACGGCGCCGAAGTTCCTCCGCTGAACCCCGTTCTCCAGTTTTCCCAGACTACCCGCACAAGGCCAACGGGGGTAACCATACTTGCCGTCCTCAACATGCTTGGAGGAGCCTTGCTCGTCCTTCTAGGGCTGATCTTCGTAGCGGTAGGCCCCCTGCTCGAGCGCTCAACGCCTGCAACCATGCCTGGGCTGTTCTCGCTAATCCTGGGAGGCCTCGGTGCCCTCCTCATAGTCATGGGCGCAGTTTCCCTAATCGTGGGGTGGGGGCTGTGGACCGGCAAGGGGTGGGCCTGGTGGGTCACAGTAATCTTCGAAGTGCTGGGACTGCTAAGCGGTCTCCTTTCGGCGGCCGCGGGAGACCCGTTCTCAGTAGTAGGGCTCCTAGTCTCGGCCATCGTGCTCTGGTACATGTTCAAGCCGCACGTGAAGGACTTCTTCGGGGTCAAGGTGGGCTTCTCGACTTGA
- a CDS encoding cytochrome b/b6 domain-containing protein, with protein MGVGRRVEIISKSYRIAHTHNLHFIAILSVTGLTVMALEYFSWLAYVVGLPFAPLLGVDPVTAGVQIFRVLHRIFGVAWGGLLVVYGCYLFCSGKARVFDPLKKPLRDQLKEASSLAKHYLLGKPIPEEVLEKMERHNVFVSYLAILLGVGFALLAVSGVGLMLRYALGLTAQQAAILLFLHDLGFGITVLFVLFHLFAAFHPSNRPLLDAMFGNGTAPFDWVAEHMKAYVKRYGVAPEQ; from the coding sequence ATGGGCGTGGGTAGAAGGGTCGAGATAATAAGCAAGAGCTACAGGATAGCGCACACCCACAACCTGCACTTCATAGCAATACTATCGGTGACCGGCTTAACGGTAATGGCGCTTGAATACTTCTCGTGGCTTGCCTACGTAGTCGGGCTTCCCTTCGCCCCGCTACTCGGAGTAGACCCCGTCACCGCCGGAGTGCAGATATTCCGAGTATTGCACAGGATATTCGGCGTAGCGTGGGGAGGATTGCTGGTAGTGTACGGGTGCTACCTCTTCTGCTCCGGGAAGGCTAGGGTATTCGACCCCCTAAAGAAGCCCCTGAGGGACCAGCTCAAGGAGGCCTCCTCCCTCGCGAAACACTACCTGCTCGGCAAGCCTATACCCGAGGAGGTACTAGAGAAAATGGAGAGACACAACGTCTTCGTGTCCTATCTGGCGATACTCCTCGGAGTAGGCTTCGCGCTCCTAGCTGTGAGCGGCGTCGGGCTCATGCTCCGCTACGCCCTAGGCTTAACGGCCCAGCAAGCCGCGATACTACTCTTCCTGCACGACCTGGGCTTCGGCATAACGGTTCTCTTCGTGCTGTTCCACCTCTTCGCCGCCTTCCACCCGTCCAACAGGCCACTCCTCGACGCCATGTTCGGCAATGGCACAGCGCCCTTCGACTGGGTCGCAGAGCACATGAAGGCTTACGTAAAGCGCTACGGCGTAGCCCCCGAGCAGTAA
- a CDS encoding formate dehydrogenase subunit alpha, producing MPGEIDRRSFLKLAAIAASALALPVEAQPIPLKPWKTQWGFGEIGGKGDLAKARITPVICPYCSMGCSIDFYTFGDQILWTEGSPDSYINFGALCPKGKAAFELVENEMRVTQPMIRTGPKPPPEEILSAKSWDELVALVKKYPPQWKPVSWDEAFRFIASRVAKILNEWRSSSGAPKQPDGYYYVGSKVPIQLIGSSIMVNEAGYLTTKLAEFLGTTNVDSQYRKCHSSTVSSLALTYGWGAETATIEDVALADVVLFFSSPAEAHPLSFQYFLKGKKERGTIFITFDPRYSRTAMASDLWVPFRSGTDTAIFLYILHYAFFERDPPIDSLDAFKALRSRWNVTDDDLADFKELIKEYDAETVSRITGVPVDMLRTVARIYVENSGVATNHKKHGVVQWAMGMTQHTNATINIIRAAAIMQLLLGNVGFPGGGAHPFRGHSNVQGVTDVQGGGLGALPGYHASPSSTFYVRLYQDWKLQGMPDAWNWVVPEWARKTFTTTTPDKGSADLTKILQVYTFYGWRRFELLWGFFCGTVPEDDPVNGTVVCDFPFGTGSTEITFPRRVLNGEIRAAFIFGENPAVTNPNAKVIWAALSKLDLLVVSDIFETETAWFADVLLPASSFAEVEGTKTNGNRVIQWTYAALNPRGESRPDYWIITKLFQYLRNYGAVKLPSEVFGLKSEKVKVRKGGRVVLLYERPLRPDASWDYSGGKGAASPIRSIEAEVNPRIINKEINFAVLIYQGMYDPVRDEFTSMRRDKRLRQPGEIDGLFSSTFKVYKNWGWSWPMNVRILYSYTGLADTLGTTDTVYAAGRQWQATGETGEWIDEYTGEYRPAFIPGHNFWLPRAFKRRLSGVADLYGGIDVMHLIRHNELRPLGLFAVEDGGEVKLLTFEEYVASTGMKYLWANDTLYWDQDTAIAVKATVKRAFFPGGGWRQFKPTYEQMRATLKKYYEQTGNMRDAVNKTIQELKGWYPGYSFTWPIHTEPVESPDLEMAIRYPTLAWLNSYNLQVLNEQPDIVRGKPVGVALTPQDLSSIPGELVVITTNRLTEHWHSGSMTRRTPLLAELDPEPFVYVPRELARKLGVNSGDYVEIITARGSIKMRAYVTEGEAYLTVNGRQLPHVNVVWAFSFLGYVTGPQGNFISPDVGDVVTTIQETKAWIGKIRKAEVV from the coding sequence ATGCCCGGAGAGATCGATAGGCGTAGCTTTTTGAAGCTGGCAGCCATAGCGGCGTCCGCGCTAGCTCTACCGGTCGAAGCGCAACCAATACCCCTTAAACCCTGGAAGACGCAGTGGGGCTTCGGGGAGATAGGCGGCAAGGGGGATCTCGCGAAGGCGAGGATAACGCCAGTTATATGCCCGTACTGCTCGATGGGGTGTTCCATTGATTTCTACACGTTCGGCGACCAAATCCTGTGGACCGAGGGGTCTCCCGACTCCTACATAAACTTCGGCGCGCTGTGCCCGAAGGGTAAGGCGGCGTTCGAGCTAGTCGAAAACGAGATGAGAGTTACGCAACCGATGATAAGGACGGGTCCGAAGCCGCCTCCCGAGGAGATTCTCAGCGCTAAGAGCTGGGACGAGCTAGTAGCCCTTGTCAAGAAGTACCCGCCACAGTGGAAGCCTGTAAGCTGGGACGAGGCCTTCAGGTTCATAGCGAGCAGGGTGGCGAAGATACTCAACGAGTGGCGTAGCTCTAGCGGCGCGCCCAAGCAGCCTGACGGTTACTACTACGTCGGCTCGAAGGTTCCCATACAGCTCATAGGCTCGTCCATAATGGTGAACGAGGCGGGCTACCTTACAACTAAGCTCGCCGAATTCCTGGGGACTACGAACGTAGACTCTCAGTACAGGAAGTGCCACAGTTCGACGGTGTCGTCGCTGGCGCTGACCTACGGGTGGGGCGCGGAGACCGCGACTATAGAGGACGTGGCACTCGCCGACGTGGTCCTATTCTTCTCGAGCCCCGCCGAGGCCCACCCGCTGTCGTTCCAGTACTTCCTCAAGGGGAAGAAGGAGAGGGGGACGATATTCATCACGTTCGACCCGCGGTACAGCAGAACCGCCATGGCGTCCGACCTGTGGGTTCCCTTCAGGAGCGGTACCGACACGGCGATCTTCCTCTACATCCTCCACTACGCCTTCTTCGAGAGGGATCCCCCGATAGACTCCCTCGACGCGTTCAAGGCTTTAAGGTCGAGGTGGAACGTAACGGACGACGACCTGGCAGACTTCAAGGAGCTTATCAAGGAGTACGACGCGGAGACCGTCTCCAGGATTACCGGAGTCCCGGTCGACATGCTTAGAACTGTTGCCCGGATCTACGTCGAAAACAGCGGTGTGGCGACTAACCACAAGAAGCACGGCGTCGTCCAGTGGGCTATGGGGATGACGCAACACACGAACGCCACCATAAACATAATCAGGGCCGCTGCGATAATGCAGCTCCTCTTGGGCAACGTAGGGTTCCCGGGCGGCGGCGCCCACCCGTTCAGGGGGCATAGCAACGTGCAGGGAGTCACCGACGTCCAGGGAGGAGGGCTGGGCGCCCTCCCAGGGTACCACGCGTCCCCCTCCTCTACGTTCTACGTGCGCCTCTACCAGGATTGGAAGCTCCAGGGGATGCCGGACGCCTGGAACTGGGTCGTCCCCGAGTGGGCGAGGAAGACCTTTACAACCACGACGCCCGACAAGGGTAGCGCTGACCTCACGAAGATACTCCAGGTGTACACGTTCTACGGCTGGAGGAGGTTCGAGCTTCTCTGGGGCTTCTTCTGCGGAACGGTTCCGGAGGACGACCCCGTCAACGGGACCGTCGTATGCGACTTCCCGTTCGGGACGGGGTCCACGGAGATAACCTTCCCGAGGAGAGTCCTCAACGGCGAGATAAGGGCGGCTTTCATATTCGGGGAGAACCCCGCGGTGACCAACCCGAACGCAAAGGTGATATGGGCGGCTCTCTCGAAGCTCGACCTCCTCGTAGTGTCGGACATATTCGAGACTGAGACCGCGTGGTTCGCCGACGTGCTCCTACCGGCGTCCTCCTTCGCTGAGGTGGAGGGCACGAAGACGAACGGAAACAGGGTTATACAGTGGACCTACGCCGCTCTGAACCCCAGGGGCGAGTCTAGGCCCGATTACTGGATAATCACCAAGCTATTCCAGTACCTGAGGAACTACGGCGCCGTGAAGCTACCGAGCGAGGTCTTCGGGTTGAAGAGCGAGAAGGTGAAGGTGAGAAAGGGCGGCAGGGTCGTCCTCCTCTACGAGCGCCCGCTCAGGCCCGACGCGAGCTGGGACTACTCTGGAGGCAAGGGCGCCGCGTCGCCGATAAGGAGCATCGAGGCAGAGGTCAACCCCAGGATAATAAACAAGGAGATAAACTTCGCGGTTCTCATCTACCAGGGGATGTACGACCCGGTTAGGGACGAGTTCACCTCGATGCGGAGGGACAAGAGGCTGAGGCAGCCGGGCGAGATCGACGGGCTCTTCTCGTCTACGTTCAAGGTCTACAAGAACTGGGGCTGGTCCTGGCCCATGAACGTCAGGATACTCTACAGCTACACAGGCCTCGCCGACACTCTCGGCACGACGGACACCGTGTACGCGGCTGGGCGTCAGTGGCAGGCCACCGGGGAGACCGGGGAATGGATAGACGAGTACACGGGCGAGTACAGGCCCGCCTTCATACCTGGGCACAACTTCTGGCTTCCCAGAGCGTTTAAACGCAGGCTAAGCGGGGTTGCCGACCTCTACGGGGGGATCGACGTCATGCACCTCATAAGGCACAACGAGCTGAGGCCTCTGGGGCTCTTCGCTGTCGAGGACGGCGGCGAGGTAAAGCTGCTCACGTTCGAGGAGTACGTCGCGAGCACCGGCATGAAGTACCTCTGGGCCAACGATACCCTGTACTGGGATCAGGACACGGCGATAGCCGTGAAGGCTACCGTGAAGAGGGCCTTCTTCCCGGGCGGCGGTTGGAGGCAGTTCAAGCCCACCTACGAGCAGATGAGGGCTACCCTGAAGAAGTACTACGAGCAGACGGGTAACATGAGGGACGCCGTGAACAAGACGATCCAGGAGCTGAAAGGGTGGTACCCGGGCTACTCCTTCACGTGGCCTATACACACGGAGCCCGTCGAAAGCCCCGACCTGGAGATGGCGATACGGTACCCGACCCTCGCCTGGCTGAACAGCTACAACCTCCAGGTACTCAACGAGCAACCCGACATCGTGAGGGGCAAGCCCGTCGGGGTTGCGCTTACACCGCAGGACCTATCGAGCATCCCGGGAGAGCTCGTGGTTATAACCACGAACAGGCTCACGGAGCACTGGCACAGCGGGTCAATGACTAGGAGGACTCCGTTGCTGGCAGAGCTGGATCCGGAGCCCTTCGTCTACGTTCCGAGGGAGCTTGCGAGGAAGCTGGGCGTGAACTCGGGGGACTACGTGGAGATAATCACTGCTAGAGGGTCGATAAAGATGAGGGCATACGTGACGGAGGGCGAGGCCTACCTAACAGTGAACGGCAGGCAGCTACCGCATGTAAACGTTGTGTGGGCGTTCAGCTTCCTCGGGTACGTGACCGGCCCCCAGGGGAACTTCATCTCGCCCGACGTAGGTGACGTGGTTACGACGATCCAGGAGACTAAGGCTTGGATCGGTAAAATTAGGAAGGCGGAGGTGGTGTAG
- a CDS encoding aldehyde ferredoxin oxidoreductase family protein, with protein sequence MALYGYAGRLLEVDLSRGKHRVVELEEDVAFNFIGGRGLAAYLLWRELGDRWEEVDPLGPENMLLVLTGPLTGYYPGVKLCISGKSPQSNGVVGSVVSSEVAVELRAAGYDGIVVKGASKDPVYLYVEGENVEIRSAEHLWGLGGTETYRRLSRELWGDLKRRLLAREGLTKEPSFIYIGPAGENRVRTAAVMAKLSHAAGYGGYGAVMGSKMLKAIAVKGFGPMPRAKHPDWVKLLIREAWSALNRNVLWKHWGTSSGGYEVASLTSSEPVRNWQEEWHDSRSMGVQNYEAHWVKRYWGDYGCPQTCMKISRLRSGKFSGATTDGPDYELQAYLGPNLGVFEPRANVYLSSLADELGLCGIQTGNVLGFAAELYEKGVLTREDLGFELKWGDAEAFARLMSMIARREGIGDCLAEGTARAALKLGKLKGVDLSKYAVHVKGVGVGAHGARSGKDFPQAFTYAVGVQGGDHTSPPRLPVDRQWGEFTSAFEDSAVICSFNVHGDLPFQFLRAITGWDITRETWMRVHGRRIITLQRVLLLLGGPDLYWDPRRDDDNPPRFYEPLPSGPFKGRSVSREEVESQKREYFGYLGWDSLGIPTEETLRELGLDYLKPAVERIRKRLGAG encoded by the coding sequence GTGGCTCTCTACGGCTACGCGGGGAGGCTCCTCGAGGTGGACCTCTCGCGGGGGAAGCACAGGGTCGTAGAGCTGGAGGAGGACGTAGCGTTCAACTTCATAGGCGGTAGGGGGCTCGCGGCCTACCTCCTCTGGAGGGAGCTGGGGGACAGGTGGGAGGAGGTAGACCCCCTGGGCCCCGAAAACATGTTGCTAGTCCTAACGGGGCCCCTCACGGGCTACTACCCGGGCGTTAAGCTCTGCATCTCGGGTAAGTCCCCCCAGTCCAACGGCGTTGTGGGCTCCGTCGTCTCCAGCGAGGTCGCGGTAGAGCTCAGGGCGGCCGGCTACGACGGGATCGTCGTGAAGGGTGCGTCCAAGGACCCCGTCTACCTCTACGTGGAGGGGGAAAACGTCGAGATAAGGTCCGCGGAGCACCTCTGGGGGCTCGGGGGGACGGAGACCTACAGGAGGCTCTCCCGGGAGCTCTGGGGAGACCTCAAGCGGAGGTTGCTGGCGCGCGAGGGGCTCACCAAGGAGCCGTCGTTCATCTACATAGGGCCCGCCGGGGAGAACAGGGTGAGGACTGCCGCCGTGATGGCGAAGCTGTCGCACGCCGCCGGCTACGGGGGCTACGGGGCTGTCATGGGGTCTAAGATGCTGAAAGCCATAGCGGTGAAGGGCTTCGGCCCAATGCCGCGCGCGAAGCACCCGGACTGGGTCAAGCTCCTCATACGCGAGGCTTGGAGCGCCCTCAACAGGAACGTGCTCTGGAAGCACTGGGGCACGAGTAGCGGGGGCTACGAGGTGGCGTCGCTGACTAGCAGCGAGCCCGTGAGGAACTGGCAGGAGGAGTGGCACGACTCCAGGAGCATGGGCGTGCAGAACTACGAGGCCCACTGGGTCAAGAGGTACTGGGGCGACTACGGCTGCCCGCAGACCTGCATGAAGATCTCGCGCCTCAGAAGCGGGAAGTTCTCCGGGGCAACCACGGACGGGCCGGACTACGAGCTACAAGCATACCTGGGCCCCAACCTAGGCGTGTTCGAGCCAAGGGCCAACGTATACCTCTCGAGCCTAGCCGACGAGCTCGGGCTCTGCGGCATACAGACCGGGAACGTGCTGGGCTTCGCCGCCGAGCTGTACGAGAAGGGGGTGCTGACACGGGAGGACCTGGGCTTCGAGCTCAAGTGGGGCGACGCCGAAGCCTTCGCCAGGCTCATGTCCATGATAGCGCGGAGGGAGGGGATAGGCGACTGCCTGGCGGAGGGCACCGCGAGGGCAGCCCTAAAGCTCGGGAAGCTGAAGGGCGTCGACCTCTCGAAGTACGCCGTACACGTGAAGGGAGTGGGCGTCGGCGCGCACGGCGCCCGCAGCGGGAAGGACTTCCCGCAAGCCTTCACGTACGCCGTGGGTGTCCAGGGAGGAGACCACACCAGCCCGCCAAGGCTACCGGTCGACAGGCAGTGGGGAGAGTTCACATCGGCGTTCGAGGACTCGGCGGTCATTTGCTCCTTCAACGTCCACGGAGACCTCCCCTTCCAGTTCCTGAGGGCTATCACGGGCTGGGACATAACGCGGGAAACCTGGATGAGGGTACACGGCAGGAGAATCATAACGCTCCAGAGGGTGCTCCTACTCCTCGGCGGCCCCGACCTCTACTGGGACCCGAGGCGCGACGACGACAACCCGCCGAGATTCTACGAGCCGCTGCCCAGCGGCCCGTTCAAGGGGAGGAGCGTGAGCAGGGAGGAGGTGGAGTCCCAGAAGAGGGAGTACTTCGGCTACCTGGGCTGGGACAGCCTCGGGATACCGACCGAGGAGACACTCAGAGAGCTCGGGCTGGACTACCTCAAGCCTGCCGTCGAGAGGATCAGGAAGAGGCTGGGCGCCGGCTAA
- a CDS encoding 4Fe-4S dicluster domain-containing protein: protein MVLQKFPSLSEGYAVLVDLDKCIGCRACQVACKDWNSRQAEKTTFSPTFTNPPDLTANDWKVVFYYEGKSKKALLTPAGEVVFEQVDVVPLPFQCMHCATAPCSRACPVGAIKVTPEGAVVISKEECIGCGFCETACPFRVPRRGSDGKYYKCTFCVDRIQNGRAPACVEACPTGVFTFGKAGDIIEKAKELQSTGKTVFGLNLDSYVGGGVRWIYAGSERRSYAIKEHFADRGKPVATQEGRELLKPLILYGGALGALALAAIGVATWRKSRVEEVKSSSQEEKR from the coding sequence ATGGTCTTGCAGAAGTTTCCCAGTTTAAGCGAGGGCTACGCTGTACTGGTAGACCTCGATAAGTGCATAGGGTGCCGTGCCTGCCAGGTTGCGTGCAAGGACTGGAACTCGAGGCAAGCCGAGAAAACCACGTTCAGCCCCACGTTTACGAATCCCCCGGACCTCACGGCTAACGACTGGAAGGTAGTCTTCTACTACGAGGGTAAGTCGAAGAAGGCTCTGCTCACACCGGCCGGCGAAGTCGTATTTGAGCAGGTAGACGTGGTTCCTCTACCCTTCCAGTGCATGCACTGCGCCACGGCTCCGTGTAGCAGGGCTTGCCCCGTTGGGGCGATAAAGGTAACCCCCGAGGGCGCCGTTGTTATAAGCAAGGAAGAGTGCATAGGGTGCGGTTTCTGCGAGACAGCGTGCCCCTTCCGCGTCCCCAGGCGGGGCTCCGACGGGAAGTACTACAAGTGCACGTTCTGCGTGGACCGAATCCAGAACGGCAGAGCTCCCGCATGCGTAGAAGCGTGCCCCACGGGCGTCTTCACGTTCGGGAAGGCGGGCGACATCATCGAAAAAGCGAAAGAGCTACAATCCACCGGGAAGACCGTCTTCGGGCTAAACCTCGACAGCTACGTGGGCGGCGGTGTACGCTGGATATACGCGGGCTCCGAGAGGAGAAGCTACGCGATAAAGGAGCACTTCGCCGATAGAGGCAAGCCCGTAGCTACGCAGGAAGGCAGGGAGCTTCTTAAACCGCTGATACTCTACGGCGGCGCTCTCGGCGCACTGGCGCTGGCGGCTATAGGCGTGGCTACCTGGAGGAAGAGCAGGGTCGAGGAGGTGAAGTCGAGCTCCCAGGAGGAGAAGAGGTGA